One genomic segment of Opisthocomus hoazin isolate bOpiHoa1 chromosome 23, bOpiHoa1.hap1, whole genome shotgun sequence includes these proteins:
- the LOC142363992 gene encoding protocadherin alpha-8-like: MGGWCGTVLRVLVLQASWALGGGQVRYSVPEEAKAGTVVGRLWQDLGLEAGDAEARRLRLVAQGRRASVEVSGASGALVVSSRLDREELCGKSAPCAVRLEVLVERPLRVFHVELEVTDINDNAPLFPAARRNLSIAESSPPGSRFPLEGASDADIGANAQLSYTLSPSDHFSLDLQKTEEDGESLFLVLRKPLDRETLAVHRLLLTASDGGRPPLTGTLELLISVLDDNDNAPQFNQSVYKVQLPENTERGTSVIRVRATDLDEGTNKNISYSVQHLFPLDARDVFGIDRNSGTVYLRGALDFEDVGVYRLQVGAADKGNPPLSGHCKVVVEVLDVNDNAPEVWVTSLSVPVPEDAAVGTVVALLSVSDRDSGANGRVRCAVWPSSPFGLVARFAGSYSLVLREALDRERVSEYAVEVRAEDGGAPPLRASRGLRVPVSDVNDNAPAFAQAVYTVLARENNAAGAELARLWARDPDEAGNGRVSYSLGEGGVGVASVGGGWRSASSYVSVDAESGRLWALQPLDYEEVQVLQFEVRAVDAGEPPLCGNATVQLFVVDENDNAPSLLSGVGSGPVVGSSGAGSSGAGSSGSEALWAWAAWGAPAGQVVAKIRAVDADSGYNAWLRYELLEPRGKGAFRVGLYSGEVSTARALEEADGPWQRLVIVVRDHGEPARSATATLSVSLVEGAEAALAAAGSSASSSSSGSGSGSGLRPSAGSEGGSAASATNVWLVVAICAVSSLFVLAVVLYGASRWAPRAAVLSGPGPATLVCASEVGSWSYSQRQSRSLCVADGAGKSDLMVFSPNLPPPPGAAAKETQPEAPAVLDTGVVGG; this comes from the exons ATGGGCGGGTGGTGCGGAACCGTGTTGcgggtgctggtgctgcaggcgTCCTGGGCGCTGGGCGGCGGGCAGGTGCGGTACTCGGTGCCGGAGGAAGCGAAGGCCGGGACAGTGGTGGGCCGTCTGTGGCAGGACCTGGGCCTGGAGGCGGGCGATGCGGAGGCGCGGCGTCTGCGGCTGGTGGCGCAGGGCCGTCGGGCGAGCGTGGAGGtgagcggggcgagcggggcgctGGTGGTGAGCTCGCGGCTGGACCGGGAGGAGCTGTGCGGGAAGAGCGCGCCGTGCGCCGTGcgcctggaggtgctggtggagcgGCCGCTGCGCGTCTTCCACGTGGAGCTGGAGGTCACGGACATCAACGACAACGCCCCGCTCTTCCCCGCCGCCCGGAGAAACCTCAGCATCGCGGAGTCGTCGCCTCCCGGGTCTCGTTTCCCGCTGGAGGGCGCGTCGGATGCAGATATCGGAGCCAACGCACAGCTCTCGTACACCCTCAGCCCCAGCGACCACTTCTCTCTGGATTTGCAGAAAACCGAGGAGGACGGTGAGTCCTTATTCCTGGTGCTGAGAAAGCCGCTGGACCGCGAGACGCTGGCTGTGCACCGGTTATTGCTGACGGCGAGCGACGGTGGCCGGCCGCCACTGACGGGCACGCTGGAGCTGTTGATCTCGGTGCTGGACGACAATGACAACGCGCCCCAGTTCAACCAGTCAGTATATAAAGTGCAGCTGCCGGAGAATACGGAACGCGGTACTTCAGTGATCAGAGTAAGAGCCACAGATTTAGATGAGGGCACGAACAAGAATATCTCGTATTCTGTCCAGCACTTGTTCCCTCTGGACGCAAGGGATGTTTTCGGGATCGATAGAAACAGCGGGACGGTCTATCTAAGAGGTGCCTTAGACTTTGAGGATGTTGGTGTCTATCGCCTGCAAGTGGGTGCAGCAGATAAGGGAAACCCACCGCTGTCGGGGCACTGCaaggtggtggtggaggtgctggacgtgaacgacaacgcgccggagGTGTGGGTGACGTCGCTGTCGGTGCCGGTGCCGGAGGACGCGGCGGTGGGGACGGTGGTGGCGCTGCTGAGCGTGTCGGACCGGGACTCGGGGGCGAACGGGCGGGTGAGGTGCGCGGTGTGGCCGTCGTCGCCGTTCGGGCTGGTGGCGAGGTTCGCGGGCTCGTACTCGCTGGTGCTGCGGGAGGCGCTGGACCGGGAGCGCGTGTCGGAGTACGCGGTGGAGGTGCGTGCGGAGGACGGCGGGGCGCCGCCGCTGCGCGCCAGCCGCGGGTTGCGTGTGCCGGTGTcggacgtgaacgacaacgcgccggcgTTCGCGCAGGCCGTGTACACGGTGCTGGCGCGGGAGAACaacgcggcgggcgcggagctggCGCGTCTGTGGGCGCGGGACCCGGACGAGGCGGGCAACGGGCGCGTGAGCTACTCGTTGGGGGAGGGCGGCGTCGGGGTGGCGTCTGTGGGCGGGGGGTGGCGGTCGGCGTCGAGCTACGTGTCGGTGGACGCGGAGAGCGGTCGGCTGTGGGCGCTGCAGCCGCTGGACTACGAGGAGGTGCAGGTGCTGCAGTTCGAGGTGCGGGCGGTGGACGCAGGGGAGCCGCCGCTATGCGGCAACGCCACGGTGCAGCTGTTCGTGGTGGAcgagaacgacaacgcgccgtCGCTGCTGTCGGGCGTGGGCAGTGGGCCGGTCGTGGGGTCTTCGGGCGCGGGTTCGTCGGGTGCGGGTTCGTCGGGTTCGGAGGCGCTGTGGGCGTGGGCGGCGTGGGGTGCGCCGGCGGGGCAGGTGGTGGCGAAGATCCGCGCGGTGGACGCGGACTCGGGCTACAACGCGTGGCTGCGCTACGAGCTGTTGGAGCCGCGGGGGAAGGGCGCGTTCCGCGTGGGGCTGTACAGCGGCGAGGTGAGCACGGCGCGGGCGCTGGAGGAGGCGGACGGCCCTTGGCAGAGGCTGGTGATCGTGGTGCGGGACCACGGGGAGCCAGCGCGCTCGGCCACGGCGACGCTGAGCGTGTCGCTGGTGGAGGGCGCCGAGGCGGCGCTGGCGGCCGCGGGCTCGTCCGCGTCGTCGTCGTCGTCGGGGTCGGGATCGGGGTCGGGGCTGCGTCCGTCTGCGGGCTCGGAGGGCGGCTCGGCGGCATCGGCGACGAACGTGTGGCTGGTGGTGGCCATCTGCGCGGTGTCGAGCCTGTTCGTGCTGGCGGTGGTGCTGTACGGGGCGTCGCGGTGGGCGCCGCGGGCGGCCGTGCTGTCGGGTCCCGGTCCGGCGACGCTGGTGTGCGCCAGCGAAGTGGGGAGCTGGTCGTACTCGCAGCGCCAGAGCCGGAGCCTGTGCGTGGCGGACGGCGCGGGCAAGAGCGACCTGATGGTGTTCAGCCCCaacctcccgccgccgcccggcgccgcggcgAAGGAgacgcagccggaggcgcccgctgTCCTGGACACG GGTGTTGTGGGAGGGTAG